The nucleotide window GAGAACACAGCCATCGTCCAGGGGAGCCTCAGCAAATACTTCACTGAAGAAGCGTTTACTTGCGACGTGAAACAGAAGCTCTGGGTTGATGGGTTCCGGACTAGACGtgctactttttccttttccaaagatGCTGGGTTTCCGGCCCTTCTCCCTCCTACTCACGTAAAGCTGCCCCATCTCAAGGGCTGCCCAGCACCACTAAACCTGCCCCTTTTCAATGCCTACAGCAGGTGTTCCCAAAAcagtctctctccacccctcccgcCATCGACACTGACCCCAGGGACGTGGTAATTCACTCTCCGAATCCCAATTCAGTATTTGTGAGCTCTGTGAACTTGGCTAAGCTACCTGAcctcccctgcctcagtttccccgatGTAACAGGAAcacccagcagcccctcccccaccccgaggCTTTGTGAGAGCTGAGCCTGGTGCCAGTGCAAATGCCCAAACCCGCCCAGCAGGGCACCAgccccttcccaccttcccacccctgTGACCTCTGCAGATGCGCGCACACGTacacaaacacatgcatacacGCACATGCGTGCACAAGACAGATACGCGTAAGTGTGCTTATGTCCATGCCCACGCATGTACAGGTGTTTGTGCATACACAGTTACACGTGTGCACCCACATatacgtgcacgtgtgtgcacacatccTTGCTCGTGTTCACACAGGACCAAGACTGGCACACCAGGAAGTCTGTCGTCCTAGGTATGCCTGGGCCTGGCAACGATGAAACAAGGCCACCTCCCTGTCCGTGTCACCACGTTAAAGATCCCGGGGCCACAAGCACTCACGCCTAGCACTCGGCCATCCCAGCCTCCTCCCATATCTGCTCCTTTGCCTGGGCCCTCCTGCTTTCCCTCACCCTCCGGGTGCCTCCAGATTCCCTTCTGGCTGGCGCTGGGACAGTGCTGCCCACTCCGCTTCCCACGGACACTTGCATTCCACACTTCCCAAAGAAGGCTCCAGCTCCTTCTTGCCCCTGACATAACCCGGTCCTCGCAGGTGCAGCTGAGACCCTCACCTCCTCCGGCAGTCTTTCCAGGGAGGAGCGGCAGAGGGAAGCCGCCAGTACCCAGGGCCCAGCGGTGGTGGCCCTGGACACACTGGCCACAGGCCAGGGTGCCCTCCCGCCGCCAAGCTGGGGCATATGGGGCTCAGGAGGTACAGCGCCTGCCTATGCTGGCCAGCAGCACAGCCACCACGCCCCAGCCTGAGGGCACACAGCTCGAGCCAAGGCTGGCCCGGGGGCACTAGCAGATGACACCACTTGCTTCCTCGATGCTTCCCTTTGAGGCTACCTGCTCCTCACCAGCACTATTCTCCCGACACGTGATGCCTTGATGCACTAACCTTCTGAACCTGCGCACCGTCTGGGCCCTTCGACAAGCCCTTCCTCTCTCACCTCACCTGTCTCACCCCTCTGAGGGAGGGCCTCTCACAGGGTGGCAAACGTCCCTCTTCCCAAGCCTCTGGGGCCTGCGATCTCCCCACGGGCACGAGCGCCCGCCAGCTGCCCCATGGTACTCTCTGTGCTGTGACTGCCCTTCAATCACATCTACTGGAACGCCACACCCTCCCCCACGTCGCCATCCAACGGCCCTCACACCGTCTACACCCAGCAGGCACTCCACAGAAGTGAGCGAACACATATAGCTATTTCTGCCACATCGCAATATGCACGTTCCTGGACACGTCAGCGCAAAAGAGCGCACAATAAAAACACAGGGCCCATGGGAACAGAACAGGGCACGTGACTCAAAACCAACAGGACTGTATGTAAACAGACCACGAGGAAGTGGTGCCTGGCAAGGAACCCACAGCTCTGGCAAGCAGGTCACGGGGGTATTAAACCAAGAGGAGATGCTCTGCGCAGGTGCCAAGGAGATGCCAGTGGCGCTGGCCTTCAGGTGGGCCCGGGAGGAAATGCAGCCTGCCATAAGCCAAGACCTGTATGAGCCTGCAGCCACCAAGGTAAGGAGCCCCCGACGCAGGTGCTCATGCTGGGTTTTCTTCCCATGGCTGAGGACGGTTTCCTTTCCTGCTGGAGTGTGACTCCAGTGCTGCATCCCAGCTCTCCTGGCTAGGAAAGTGTCCTGCAAACCCAGAGAGCTTTCCCCTGACGTTACTGTAACTCCCCCTGACTGTGGCCATAAAAACACATTGTGTCCAAACAGGCTGTACTTTGCTCCCTGAAAGAGCAAAATCAACTGTGCGCTTATCTTCATGGGTAGTACACTACGTTCTGTACAAAAAGTAACGCCAAGATAACTGAACGGACATCAGGAAGTCAAGCGAAACTTCCTCCTCTCCGCTTACGACAGTTACCTATCTTGGTAAGCACAAAAGGAGCAGCGCGGCTGAATATCTCAGTCAACTGCTCAGTTCCTCgtcccctgcctgccccaccaGAATGGGATTTCAAAGGGCAGGGGGCTTTGCCCCCTTGACTAGGGAGTCGCCATCCTCTAGAAACGACGTCAGGGGAGCGTGTTAACGCCGCCCCAGGGTGACCAGCTTAAGTGGAGGCGACACTTCTTGGCCATCCTGGGGTGTCCGTTCAGGCGAAACTAGATCTCTTGCCGATAAAAACGCGAACCTTATTCTCACAGCTCTGTTCCGGTTTTTGGAGTCCCGCTAACAGTGTTCCTAACACCTGCCACTGGCTGAACCGGAAATCAAGGGCTTTACACGCATCATTCCAAATCTTCACCAAGCCCTACCAATTAGGGCACCTTTTACAGACTAGGAGAGGGAGGTCACCTCGCTGGTAAATACCGGGGTCCACCCCACTCCCCTGCCGACCTGTCTCCCCCAGCCTCAGTTCCCCGGCGGCATCCGTCGGTGTGGGCGGAGAGGACAGGAGCCCAGGGTCCAGCGGCCCGAGGGCGCGTCTGCGGGCCTCCCGACGCCCCCCGCCCCGGAGCCCTCACTCACCGGCCTCCCTCCCCTCGCCCAGGATCCGCCAAGCGGGGCCCGAGCGCCCGTGACGCCTCCGACGGGACGCGCCTAGGCCGCGGCCATCTTTCTTCCGGGAAGAGGCGGACCAGGAACGGCGCGCGCTGGCGCGACCCCGCCGTGACGACGCCGGTGCCGCCATCTTTCCCTTGGGCGGAAGTGGCCGCGCGGCCCTCCCGAGGCAACCAACGAGAAGGGCGCGCGTGCCCACGTGACGGGCGCCCACGTGACGGGCGCCCCGTAGCCCTCCGCGTCCGCCGCGGGGGGACGCGGCCTGCGTGCCAGCCGCGGAGCCTCGGGCGCCTCCCGTGCGCGCGCGCGCCATGAAGCTGTTGCGGCGCGCGTGGCGGCACCGGACGGCGCTGGCCCTGGGCGGCCTGGCGCTCTGCGGCGCCGGCCTGCTCTACCTGGCCCGCTGCGCCGCGGAcggcccccgcccgccgcccggccGCAGCCCCCCGCCCGCCGGGCCCGCACGCGCCGCCGCCTTCCTGGCCGTGCTGGTGGCCAGCGCGCCCCGGGCGGCCGAGCGGCGCAGCGTGGTCCGCGGCACGTGGCTggcggcggcgcggcgcggcggccCGGGCGACGTGTGGGCGCGCTTCGCCGTGGGCACGGGCGGCCTGGGCGCCGAGGAGCGGCGCGCCCTGGAGCGCGAGCAGGCGCGGCACGGCgacctgctgctgctgcccgCGCTGCGCGACGCGTATGAGAACCTCACCGCCAAGGTGCTGGCCATGCTGTCCTGGCTGGACGAGCACGTGGCCTTCGAGTTCGTGCTTAAGGCCGACGACGACTCGTTCGCGCGGCTGGACGCGCTGCTGGCCGAGCTGCGCGCGCGCGAACCCGCGCGTCGCCGCCGCCTCTACTGGGGCTTCTTTTCGGGCCGCGGCCGCGTCAAGCCCGGGGGCCGCTGGCGCGAGGCCGCCTGGCAGCTCTGTGACTACTACCTGCCCTACGCGCTGGGCGGCGGCTACGTGCTCTCGGCCGACCTGGTGCACTACCTGCGCCTCAGTCGCGAGTACCTGCGCGCCTGGCAGAGCGAGGACGTGTCGctgggcgcctggctggcgcCGGTGGACGTCCAGCGCGAGCACGACCCGCGCTTCGACACCGAGTACAAGTCCCGCGGCTGCAGCAACCAGTACCTGGTGACTCACAAGCAGAGCCTGGAGGACATGCTGGAGAAGCACCAGACGCTGATGCGGGAGGGCCGCCTGTGCAGGCAGGAGGTGCAGCTGCGCCTGTCCTACATCTACGACTGGTCCGCGCCCCCCTCGCAGTGCTGTCAGAGGAAGGAGGGCATCCCCTGAGCCGCGGCCGCAGCCCACCCGCCGCGAGCCGCACGGAGGCCGGGACAGGGCCACCACGGCGGCCGCCGCCGCGACGGTCGTTCAGGGTCCCGTGAGGCAGCCGCTGAGGCGGCCTCCCGCCGGCCTTGCACGGGCACGGGTTCTGGCCGGGTGTCCGGAAGGAGCCCAGCCCTCAAGGGGACCTGGCTTCTGCGGCGACCGGTAGGGTTTTCAGGCAGACGCCAAGCGGCGGCGGACAGCTCGCGGGTGCCAGCTCCCGTGGGCGCGCCCAGGGCCGTGCGCCCCAGCGGCCGCCACCGGGCCTTGCCAGGGCAGCACCTTACGTCCAGGTAGAAACGTCCGGTCCCTGGATCTCAGCCGGCATCGGCCTGGCTGTGAAGACGCCCAGCTTTGGGCGAGCTGGCAGGGCTTTGCCGCCGCGCCCCGGCCTGTCCTTCTCCCGACGTAGGGGCCAGCAGCCGCGAGAGGCTGGAGCTGACGGGCACTTGCGGACCTGACCACAGAGAAGGAACCTGGACTCGTTCAGGGGTGGGGACTGTGCCTTGTCCTGCATCCTGTGGTGACCGTCCACGTAGGAAATCACTGCCCAGAGAGCCGCGGCTGCAGGGATCTGACCCTCGGGCCCTTGCATGTTGCACCTTCACTGCGACGCACTCCAGTGGCTTTTCCTCAGAATTGCTGTAGCCGTATCGAGTTAGGTCACCTGCTTCTGTGTTTCGTGTTGGTACCATTTGTCATGTGCAAGTCTAGGGTTTACACTTGGTGTCACTGTTTCACAGCCTCAGTGGTGTTTTGGTCTGTGTTGCTCCAAAGTGAATCTGTGATCAGTGTGCTTCGGCGCGAGTCTGTGACTTATAAATATTGTAAATTCGTGTAGATAAGAGTTTTAAGTTGGGAGCGTGTGGGtctcagtatattttttaaattatttaagggAAGACTTTTCTATCAGAACTTGGAATTTGTGGATTAATCTGTTTTTACAGCTTGAGTTGTAGGCTCGTTGCTGCATGTGTGTTTAAATGTGGAAGAATTCTAAAattgtccattttctttctagtttACGCTGGAAAGTCGGTCCCACTGTCTCTTTCTGAAAAGACTCCTTTTAAGGCTTCCTCGCAGCCGTGCAGGCCAAAGTGTTCCTCACCTGCACATCTGTTATTTTAGACTCTGGGCCCAAGTTCCAGGAATCTGAACTCTTACAAGTATCGGTGAGGTGTCCGTTGTTCTGTCTTTAGAAAGGCTTCACTGGCTGCCGCGTCCTTTTGGAGACAGAATGCATTTACGTGCACCGCCCCCGTGACCGATCACCCCTCTCAAACCTGGACACATCCTCGGAGACTCGGGTCCCTTTTTTCCCCGTTAAATGTGAAAGTGAGCGCTGTGACCGTCACAGAAGTCAAATAGAGAGGCTCCGGGACAGCGCGAGCCCCTCCCGGTACAGTGGTGCATGGTCCTACAGAGCTCTTCTGGGGTCTGACCTGGGTTTGCTGTCCGGGGAACCTGGCCACGCGGCCAGTGTCCGCAGTGCACCTCAGGCAACGCAAACAGAAGGCACAGACCCCTGACCTGCCACTCTCTGGTGTTCTCGGGCCGTGGATCGTGAGAGCGGGCGTCTTAGCTTGGGCCGCGGTGACAAAACGCCACAGATGTGTGTCCCTCAAGTCTGCAGGCTCTAAGAGCACATGTGATCGGCCCCACCTGGGCTGggtggtgagggccctcttcccgGCCTGCAGGCGGCTGCCTTCTCACCGCGGCCTTGTGacgggagagagccaaagcgagTGCCTGGTGTCTCTTTTTACAAGGACGCTGATCCCACCAGAGGGCCCACCCGCATGACCTCAGCTACCACCACCTCCAGATACTATCACATTGGGAGTTGAGGCTTCAGTCTGAGTTTGGGGGGATGTAGTCCACAGCGGCAGGTTGGGGTTATTTTTGTTGAAAGGTAGAAGGATATCCAGAGTTTGGAGTCTTGGGCCAGAAGGAAGCGGGGGATGGTCTCGTGGTTGCGATTCTCCTACCTTTAGAAGGTGGAAGCCGGGCCAGAGAGGTCCCAAGAGCTGACACATTCTGATTACGAGGTGAACGTCGGCTTTCTGATTGGCCAGTTTGAGCCAGGACTGACCTTTCCCCTCTGAACACCTGGTTTGCGGGACAAGGATTCACAAGAGGAGCCAGGTTTGGGGACACCGGGGTGAGCAGAATGGGACCCCGCCGACCTTTTTCGCCTGAACGTGTTGCGTGAGCGTCGGGATTGTCGAAGGAGTTGACGTGTGCCCGTGTCCATTCTCCTTCTGCAGACAGCTTGCCGGCACCCACGTGCCGGGGGCAGAGCCAGGCTCCGAGCCCAGGGGTGGACCTCTGATCCCTGCCCTGCGTTGCAGTCCTGCTGTAGTTTCCGGTTCGTCCAGGGCACACCCCATGGGAAGGAAGCATGGCAGCCATGTCCAAGGCCTCCTTGTAAAAAACCTAAAAACCCAGACGTGTCTCTTGAGGCGTGGGGGACCTACGAGACTGAGCGTTCGCTTGAATCACGTGAAGGTGCCAGGATGCAACCAGTTTTGACAAAAATGGAAACTTCCTATTGTTCAGCCGAAATCATTAAATTTCCATACAGAACAAACCCTCTCCTGGGCTGACTGTGCACATCATTACTGCAGTTGTAACGTCAGGATTCAGACCACACGTTCGATCTGATGGCCAGGGGTCCCTTCCTGGAGTGACCCTCTGCCATCACCTTGCCGGCAATACTGGGGCCCATGGATAGAGCCCGCCCTGGCTGGCGGGTTCTCCAGGTCAGGGTGGCCCCCCCCCAGACTGCACCTCCCGCCCACTGAGCCACACACTGCAGGCTGCACGCCACCTGGACACGTGTGTCCTAAGGCCAGTGGCTGAGCCCGTCGCCGGCCAGGGGCCCAGGAGACGGTAGGCTCTTGGGAGATGGGGAGTCAGACCACCGAACTGGTTTTTACTGGGGGTTTGGGACACAGGGCAGCCAACTCTCTCCCAGCCAAACCAGTCTCTCTTTAAGTGGCCGTCAGCCCACACTGGCAGAGAGCATCAGGCCCGGAGGGGCATGGGCCACCCGGCACCACCTCGAGTGGTGCCCCTCTTCTCATGGAgggccctggccccgcccctccctcccccggggcCAACGTGGAGAGCAGGTGTCAGGAGAGGACTCGAGCTGTTGGGACACCAGGGTAACAGGCCAGTGCCTGCATTCAGCACTTCTGCGGGCTGGCGTGCAGCCCTGGCAACGGCCCCTTCATTTtcctgagaaagaggaagagacggGGCATAGAGACTGAGCGCTTTGGCCAAGGTTCCAGGACTAGAAAATGTCGAAACTTCAGAAACGTTGGCAGTGACAGGATGAAGCTCCAAAGAATTCCATCAAGCAAGAAAAGCCAATCCCGAAAAGTCTGCGTGCTGGCTGCTCCTTGATGCTTGCGCTCCGGACCCAGGGATTTGGAGAGAGGCTCAGGTTGTTTCTAGTCAGTGTGCCCTGGGTCGAGCtaatgtctctctccttctctgagccTAGGGAGCGGGCAGTCCTTAGGGGGAGTGTCTGTCCTTAAACCACGGCCTGGCCTCAGAGCAAACCCTGGGCTCTCGAGGGGTCGTGGTCCAAGCCCTGTGAGTCTTCCCGTTCCTGAGACCCCATGAGCCTCCACTCCAGGGTCTCCCCGGCGGTCACCTTCCGGCACCCACCCAGAGGACCTTCCCCACATCCTACAGCTTGGGAGCTGAAATAATCCCGTCACCTGGCCTCTGTGGGCACCTGTGCCCCCATCTTCAGGGCCAGGGTGGGCTCACTGCCAGCCTGGGCTACTCCCTGGAGCTCCctaccctcctctgctctcacccacccccacactctcCTCTGACccagcccttcctgccccccaTCTTTCCTGTGGATGGTGCCGTTGGCCCCCCATCCATCCCCGTTCCCCCACTTCGTGCCCTCACAGTCTCCTGCAGAAGGCCCAGCACTACCCCCCATGGCCACACCGCAGCCAGGTAACCCTACCCACTGGGCCGACTGCTTCTGAGATCACTCAAAGCCAACAAAACAGCCCACTGCCCCGTGTGTCCTGGGGCCCGCATGCCCTGGGGACTGTCCTCTGCTGGGTGTCTctggagcccctccccccccacagaccctgtgcctcccccactgTGGGGTCCCATTGCAGGTGGTGCGGTGGGTGGTGTGGCCTGACAAGCGGtgcgggggggcagggaggagagggggaggggagagggaagactGACAGCGTCAGGCCTCTGCTCCGGCTGCAGCGAAGGAGACTCGCAGCGGGGCCTCGGCAGGCATCCCATGGACCGAGCTCAGGCACGCTGCTGTGCCCGGGGCCTGGTCCAGCGGGCATCATGGAGGCCGATGGCCATCGGTGCAGGGTGCCCACTCCCAGCTCCCGGCCTTCCCCTTGGCCCCCGAGGGGCCCAGAACAGGAAATGAGTGAAATCGGAGAAGATCAGCAGTTCTGCAAGGCTAGGGCAGGGCACCAGGGTCAGGGGAATGTGTTCTGGGAGGTCCCAGGGATGTGGGACCCCATTCTGGATGCCAGCCTCAGCTGCCCAAGTCAGAAGACTGGGCAGAGGTGTGGCCCCCAGTCTGAGCACCAGCAGGTGCCCAGGGGTGCCCATCTAGCCCCAGGTCCCTGGTGGGGACCTGGAGAGCATCCcgagcctggggtggggctccTGACAGGCTGCTCTCAGGAGACCCAGCCTCTGCAGAAGCTAATGGTGGGGTGGAGtggcttctgcccctcccccgccttgaCACAGACCTGAGGGCTACACCAGGGCCATCTTGggagtggggggtgtggggggggccAGGAAGTGACGAGGGTCAAGGCTCTCTGCAGAGGGGTCTCCAATTGAGCTTGGAGATGAAAGCTACTCCCAGGAAGGGAGCCCTggcagctgggagggggaggcggggggcagcAGGAACTGGAATCCAAGAAGGTCTAGGCAGGGGTGGCAGTGGGGGAAGCTGCTAGGCCAGTCGCCGCCACTCAGCAGGATGGTCAGGGGCCCTCCCACACACACCTGTGGCCGGCcacctgcccaggtgcccctgtcgcCCCTGGCCCCAGGTGCCTGCACTTCCTGTGCACATGGCCCCAGAGGCCCTTCTCCCAGCCAGCAGGGTTCACAGATGGCTGGGTGGCAGGGCCCGCCAAGCAGAGCTCGGCTGGTGGTGGCGCTCACAGGCCGGGGAGAAGCCGGGGCCACGGAGAACCCGGACCACGGACTAGCCCGTCTTCCAGAGTAAACACCACAGGCTGCAGCCAGCAGGACGGAAACCCGGTGAGGACCCTCACCTGCAGCCTGCCTCCCAccacccagggcctggcccagcccGGTGATCCAACCCCTGCCCCCGACCTCCAGCGGTGTCCGAGGATCTCAAAGGCCCAACCCCCGAGGGGCCCGGCACCCTGACGCAGGCGCCCACTCGATCCTTCAAAGGGAGTGACGGGTGGATGGCCAGAGCCAGGCTCAAGCCCGCGACAGGAGTCACCACGTCAGGCCCTCTGAGCATatccccaggcaggctcccaCCCTGTCCCTCTGGCCCCAGAGGAAGGATCAGACAACCCCACGGCGAAGGTCCCGAAGACTGCGTCCTTGGGTCTGTTGGGTCTGGCCCTGGTGCAGGCTGCTGTGAGGGTCCCCTGCGGATGGGCTTCTGGGGCccggagggggggggcggggggcagggggcagggattCAGGGCTACGGCAGGGGGCCAGGAGGCAGGCGAGGGGCTGCAGGAAGGCTGAGCGACTGCTTCTGGAGATGCTTTACTTCACAACTGGAGTTTCGCTTGGCCCTCTGACACCCTTCCTGTTCACTCCTGCTCTCGCTGCCACCCCCTCACATACCCAGGTTCCAACAGAGCAGCCTGGAGGGGCCGCGAGTGCGGGTGGGGGTCCCTCCTACCCTCGAGGCCGCCCCGGGTGTGTGTGTGACCTGCCGGCTGTTACAAAACTGACATTATCAACCAGAGGAACCCATGAGTCACTGCCCCGGGGCAGGGGCTGCACCCCAAACTCCCCCGAACAAAGGCCTTTTGTCCCCAAGCACCACACCCCCACCCCTAGGCCAGGCCCGCCTGTGCACACCATCAGACACAAGTGGGCAGACGTGCCGATGGCGGGAGCAGGCACGGGCTCGACATCCGGACGTGCTTCCCAGCCTCGCTTAACGTGGCTGCAGGGGCCGGGCTCGGGGAGACCCTGAGATGCTGAAGGCCTCAGCTCCTGGCTGACCCTGAGGCAGGGCCCTAAGGTCGTGCGGAGCTCGGAGCCGCCTGAACTCAGAGCCCATCGAGTGCACCGTTCAAGCCGGGCCAGTGAGCAAGACCCCGGGGTGCAgtgccccaccctgctccccagcaGAGGGCTGCGCGGCCTCGGATCGGAGGCCTCAGGTGCGACAaggcacacccccaccccccgccatccCAGTGAGCTTCTGTCCCAGGACAGTGCGCTGCGAGCTTCTCCTTGGGGGTGAGGaagccctctcccctgcccccagcacccagAGTCCCCAGCTGTCACGGAGAGTCCAACTCGAGGACTGACAGCAGCACATCCCCACCCCAGGGTCCAGCGGCTTTGTGACCACGCGCACAGCCCCGCCAGCCGGCCTCCCTGACGCCCAGGACCGAGCACGGCCGTTCCCGAGCTCAGGGACTGGCTGGCCAGGGGCTCCAGCCACTGGGCCCCAGACACCTGCCCTGTGTTTGCTCCCCAGGGGCCTGGTGATTCTAGCTCAGCACACAAGCCCTGGtcccagggcagagacagaggagacacagagactcCATCCCACACACGTCTCACACACAGCAGCACCGGGCAGCTCCACTGGCCCAGAGACACGATCGCAGCCACCACGAGGACAGCAAGTCAGCACAGGGAGCCCCGAGAGAAGCACGGACACTCCCGCCCagacccccccacaccccaggccAACTCTCAGTCCCTGGCCCAGGTCGTAGGAGTCGGGACGTCCCGACGGGGTGTGAGAACCTCCCAGGTATGCTTGGAGGACAAGCAGCCGCCCTTGGAACAGCCCTCCCACTCACCAGCCCCAGGTCCAGCCCCGAGGGGGGGAAGTCACGCCCAAAGCTGGGCCCTGGCCACCAAGGGCCAGCCTGTCCTGGCTGTATCCTAAAGCCCACACTTCTTCCAGGGcccaggctggtggggagggtgCTCTTCTGGAAACCTCACCCCTACCCTGTCCCATCCCACAGGCCTCTCAGAGGAGGACCACGGGCAGAGGGGACGGGCAGCCTTCTCGCCCATAGCCAGGACCCCCCCatcctgcccctccagcctcctGCCACGGACCGAGGTTGAGGCCTGGCTGCTAAGCTAGTGGGCGCTCCTGGCCCCCAAGAGGACTTTCCAGCTGTCCTGAGCCAGATGCCCACATTCCTGTCTGCCCTCAAACACAGCACATGGAGGGCACTGGAGGGGCAGGCCATGACCCAGCCCCgagacaccccacccccagggccccaAGGCCTACAACCAGGCCATGGACCCAAGACCAGGGATCTGGCAGCGGAGGGCTGGGGGGTGCCAGAGGAAGCATACCccctcccaggggcccctaccTAGCACAGCAGGGCCTACAGCCCTCCCTGGCAAGCCCCAGGGTCAGATGGAGGTTCTGGGACTGAGCCCTAAAAGAGGTCAGTGAAATCAGCCCATTACTTCCCGCTGCTCCTGGGCACGGCTTGGGGTCAACAGTCAACCCGAGGCTCTCCAGAGCTGTGTGGCCCAGCCAGACGCTCAGGCCACCCCAGAGCCCAGCTATGAAACCAGAAGAGACCAGGCCCAGGAAAACGGCCCCATCTCCCAAGCTCTCCCACTCCCGGGAACCCTGCTCAGGCTGGGTATCACTGCAAGGACCCAGGGCCACTTAGGGGGCTCCAGACCCTTCCCAAGGCCTCAGGGAGCTTTTCAAACACCACAGTTCGGGCTGAAGACAATACAGCAACAAGCTTCCACTGAAGTAGGTCCCAGAGTCAGCTACTTAAGAACCTTGATCTTTTCCATTCGACAGAACACTGCTTCCCTTTGTGTCTGTGAGGGCTGTACCTGGGAGCTCCCGAAGGCAGGAGAGATGAGAGAAAAGGATGCAGCTGGGCCCAGGGTATGCCTGTGGGAGCCTCGCCCTGCACTGGCCCCTTGCTCACACTGGGGGGCCAGCCTGTGTCCTTGGGGGCCTgtctgagcctggggcctgaaCGCTGTGACCACCCCCGCTCACAGTGCTCGAAGCTGATTGGCGGTCATATCGGCCCACCCCGGCCCCCCGCGCCTCTGCTCTCACATCCTCAGCCACGGAGGCTCAGCTGGAGGCAGCACATTCCAGGGGGACTGCAGCGAAGTGGCTAATGACCTCTGATTAGggtggcagagacagggggaaagACCAGACAGACCGGGAGGCAGGTGCAGTCAGGCGCCACAACCTGGCCCTGGCCCCCTGTCCCCTGTGGGCTCCAAGGGGCTGGCCTGGTTCGTCCTTGTCCTCGCGTCCCCACCTCTCATCTGTCATCCCCTGTCTGTCACTCTCTGCAGGGTCTGGGTCTCCATCTCTGTCATCGCCGTCCCCAGAGCAGCTCTGGGTATGTGAGACCTGCCCCCTCCCGGACCAGGCCGGGCGGGGGACTGGCTGGTGTTGAAGGACCTGCGGGAGAGCTCCTGGATGCAGTGAGGCCCCGGGCCCGGCTGAGTctggctgggtgctggccacGATCCCTCAGTGTCCCCTCCCACTGTGCCCTGGGCAGCCCCGTCAGCCCACAGGCTGTTACCCCTCTATAAACTGGTGCCCATGGCCAAGCCAAGCTTGGCCAGCCTGGTACGGGACCTCGGTCATGGGAAGTGGGGGACGCTGTGTCCTCCCAAGCGTCTGCCTCCCCTGTGTGCCCCCCCTCTCCCAACCTTCTCACTGGAGACCCCAGGAAGGGGcacccacgccccacccccacaagCTACCAGAGTATCCCCACTCAGACCAGGCCGGTGCCTGCAGCTGAAGCAGAGACACCCCCCActcagccccccagcccctgacgCCAGCCTGGGACGAccagggagagaggtggggtgggTCATCGGCCAAACCCTGGGCTGCACGGGCTGGCGCCAGTCTGGCACCACTGCTCTCCCGCCTCATTACCCAGCAGGCTGCAGGGAGGGTCCCTCCCAtgctccgcgccccccccccacgccaTGCCCCCCCCCACAGGGGTCAGGGTCCCCAGGG belongs to Panthera tigris isolate Pti1 chromosome C1, P.tigris_Pti1_mat1.1, whole genome shotgun sequence and includes:
- the B3GALT6 gene encoding beta-1,3-galactosyltransferase 6, which codes for MKLLRRAWRHRTALALGGLALCGAGLLYLARCAADGPRPPPGRSPPPAGPARAAAFLAVLVASAPRAAERRSVVRGTWLAAARRGGPGDVWARFAVGTGGLGAEERRALEREQARHGDLLLLPALRDAYENLTAKVLAMLSWLDEHVAFEFVLKADDDSFARLDALLAELRAREPARRRRLYWGFFSGRGRVKPGGRWREAAWQLCDYYLPYALGGGYVLSADLVHYLRLSREYLRAWQSEDVSLGAWLAPVDVQREHDPRFDTEYKSRGCSNQYLVTHKQSLEDMLEKHQTLMREGRLCRQEVQLRLSYIYDWSAPPSQCCQRKEGIP